One window of Nitrospira sp. genomic DNA carries:
- a CDS encoding 2Fe-2S iron-sulfur cluster-binding protein: MPRVTFLHSDGRSGEVEENISLLDAAKEVGFRLNHDCGGNASCTTCRVEVQMGHEHLSEIDFDEQDLLDREALTEPWHRLACQARVLGDVVVRVPEAKWENPAAAATEAWG; the protein is encoded by the coding sequence ATGCCGCGGGTGACTTTTCTTCATTCGGACGGGCGAAGCGGGGAAGTGGAAGAGAACATTTCTCTCCTCGATGCTGCAAAAGAAGTGGGGTTCCGGTTGAATCATGACTGTGGAGGAAATGCCTCCTGCACGACTTGCCGAGTGGAAGTTCAGATGGGGCATGAGCACCTCTCGGAGATCGATTTCGATGAGCAAGACTTGCTGGATCGAGAAGCATTGACAGAGCCGTGGCATCGCCTTGCGTGCCAGGCACGTGTCTTGGGAGATGTTGTCGTGCGCGTGCCGGAAGCTAAATGGGAGAATCCAGCAGCAGCGGCGACGGAAGCGTGGGGTTGA
- a CDS encoding ferredoxin-thioredoxin reductase catalytic domain-containing protein yields the protein MAEPTQESLDKIRKFVQGFAEKSGTAMHPNTAVTEAVVKGLASHIDELGKPLCPCNFYKDKEAEAKLRRWICACDEMQIYKYCHCLLFVREDGMPITEYLPDGHEGREVYGLVTDPTPDKGRALKHKSLPPSTVPDEPAAASASST from the coding sequence ATGGCCGAACCGACGCAGGAAAGCCTCGATAAGATCAGGAAGTTCGTACAGGGTTTTGCTGAAAAAAGCGGAACCGCGATGCACCCCAATACTGCCGTGACGGAGGCGGTGGTCAAGGGATTAGCGTCCCATATCGACGAACTCGGGAAACCGCTCTGCCCTTGCAACTTTTACAAGGACAAAGAAGCCGAAGCCAAGCTCCGACGCTGGATCTGCGCCTGCGACGAAATGCAGATCTACAAGTACTGTCATTGTCTCCTGTTTGTTCGTGAAGATGGGATGCCGATTACGGAATATTTGCCGGATGGCCACGAAGGTCGCGAAGTGTATGGTCTTGTCACCGATCCGACCCCGGACAAAGGCCGCGCCCTCAAACACAAATCCCTCCCGCCTTCAACCGTGCCCGACGAGCCCGCCGCAGCGTCGGCTTCCTCGACATGA
- a CDS encoding replication-associated recombination protein A, with the protein MTRSRDQAADLFTSPRREDTVQAPLAERMRPRQFADFVGQDDITAPDRPLRRAIEADQLSSVIFWGPPGSGKTTLAHLIARHTKAQFVPFSAVTSGVPELRTLIKAAEQRQALTGQRTILFVDEIHRFNKAQQDAFLPHVERGTIILVGATTENPSFEVISPLLSRSLVVVLKPLTEEALGLIHDRALADVERGLGKYKAQFSPEARQRLISFSNGDARAVLTSLDFVVTQAPTGPDGTRVIDKAMLEAALGRKALRYDKTGEEHYNVISAYIKSLRDSDPNGALYWLARMLDAGEDPKFIARRMVIFASEDIGNADPLALMVAMSVAQAVQFVGLPEAQINLAQGTTYLASGPKDNASYVGLLEALRDVKAHGNLGVPLHLRNAVTSLMKGLGYGNEYRYVHDDPLAQTEQSHLPGPLKDRRYYRPKPPE; encoded by the coding sequence ATGACCCGTTCTCGCGATCAAGCTGCTGATCTGTTCACTTCTCCTCGCCGCGAAGACACGGTCCAGGCCCCTCTCGCTGAGCGGATGCGGCCGCGGCAGTTTGCGGATTTTGTAGGGCAAGACGATATCACGGCGCCGGATCGGCCGCTGCGACGGGCGATCGAAGCCGATCAGCTCTCGTCCGTGATCTTCTGGGGGCCACCCGGTTCAGGGAAGACGACGTTGGCTCATCTCATTGCCCGGCATACGAAGGCCCAGTTTGTCCCGTTCTCGGCCGTGACCAGCGGCGTGCCCGAGTTGCGCACACTCATCAAAGCAGCCGAACAACGCCAGGCGCTGACTGGACAGCGGACCATCTTGTTTGTCGACGAGATCCACCGCTTCAACAAGGCGCAGCAGGATGCCTTTCTTCCTCATGTCGAACGTGGCACTATCATTCTAGTCGGGGCGACCACGGAGAATCCTTCCTTCGAGGTTATCAGCCCGCTACTGTCGCGGTCTTTGGTTGTTGTCCTCAAACCGCTTACTGAGGAGGCGTTAGGTCTGATTCATGATCGTGCGCTAGCCGACGTCGAACGGGGTCTAGGCAAGTACAAAGCGCAGTTCTCACCGGAGGCCCGGCAGCGGCTGATCTCGTTCAGCAACGGTGATGCGCGGGCGGTGCTCACATCGTTGGACTTCGTGGTGACGCAAGCGCCGACTGGACCAGATGGCACGCGTGTGATCGATAAAGCGATGTTGGAAGCCGCGCTGGGGAGGAAGGCGCTGCGGTACGACAAGACGGGCGAAGAACACTACAACGTCATCTCGGCTTACATCAAAAGCCTTCGCGATTCCGATCCGAACGGGGCGCTCTATTGGCTCGCCCGTATGCTGGATGCCGGCGAGGATCCGAAATTCATCGCAAGGCGTATGGTGATCTTTGCCTCCGAGGATATCGGCAATGCCGACCCCTTGGCTCTGATGGTCGCCATGTCTGTCGCGCAGGCCGTTCAATTCGTGGGGCTGCCTGAAGCACAGATCAATCTGGCTCAAGGCACGACGTATCTCGCTTCGGGCCCCAAAGACAACGCGTCTTATGTCGGTCTGTTAGAGGCCCTCCGGGACGTCAAAGCCCATGGAAACCTTGGAGTTCCCCTCCATCTTCGAAATGCCGTGACCTCGCTGATGAAGGGATTAGGCTATGGGAATGAGTATCGTTATGTCCATGACGACCCCCTCGCCCAAACGGAACAATCCCACCTGCCAGGACCGCTCAAGGATCGACGGTATTACCGCCCCAAGCCGCCAGAATAG
- a CDS encoding urate hydroxylase PuuD, with the protein MKFLEDPMQTMGAGFALSIVLIVIYLGLTGIGAGEAEWASLILRWIHFLAGITWIGLLYFFNLINAAFLKSLDGPTKNIVIPKLMPMALNWFRHGATVTVLAGVLLYGHMYHKGGTGAVALAIGGLLGIIMMGNVHGIIWPNQKKIIAAVTAAAQGTPAPPEMAQWGRSALLASRVNFMLSIPMLLFMGAGSHFR; encoded by the coding sequence ATGAAATTTCTTGAAGATCCGATGCAGACGATGGGGGCGGGATTTGCGCTGTCCATCGTATTGATAGTCATATATTTGGGCTTAACAGGAATTGGCGCGGGTGAAGCCGAGTGGGCTTCTCTGATCCTTCGCTGGATTCACTTCCTGGCCGGGATCACGTGGATCGGGCTCTTGTATTTCTTCAACTTGATCAACGCCGCCTTCCTGAAAAGCTTGGATGGTCCCACCAAAAATATCGTGATCCCAAAGCTCATGCCGATGGCACTCAATTGGTTCCGGCACGGAGCGACGGTGACTGTGCTTGCCGGTGTGTTGTTGTATGGCCACATGTATCATAAAGGCGGAACGGGAGCGGTCGCCTTGGCGATCGGTGGGCTGCTCGGCATTATCATGATGGGCAATGTCCATGGGATTATCTGGCCGAACCAGAAGAAGATCATTGCTGCCGTCACGGCCGCGGCTCAGGGGACTCCGGCCCCCCCTGAGATGGCTCAGTGGGGACGGAGCGCATTGCTGGCCTCACGCGTGAATTTCATGCTGTCGATTCCCATGTTGCTTTTCATGGGTGCCGGCAGCCACTTTAGATAG
- a CDS encoding alpha/beta fold hydrolase: MVRTPQNRERAVQAKINGITLAFTDQGTGLPIIFLHAFPLNRTMWKEQEETLSSQFRVITIDLRGHGESDAPLWRYTLDQAADDVRGLLDRLSIQQAVFVGLSMGGYLLFAFYRKYPDRVKGMVLADTRAQADTDGGKQARFEMAQVAYKQGPSAVADIMIPKLLSPETVQTRPELVQRVRRMIEGNQVSGIAGDLMAMAERPDSIPLLERMTCPVQIIVGELDLPTPPPDAKLLADRIPNARLAIIPGAAHLSNLEQPRPFTEAVRSFVLSTTR; this comes from the coding sequence ATGGTACGAACACCGCAGAATAGGGAAAGGGCCGTGCAAGCCAAAATCAACGGCATCACCTTGGCGTTCACCGATCAAGGGACAGGGCTTCCCATCATCTTTCTCCATGCCTTCCCGCTCAACCGCACCATGTGGAAGGAACAGGAAGAGACACTGTCGTCCCAGTTCCGAGTCATCACCATCGATTTGCGCGGACATGGCGAATCCGATGCGCCGCTCTGGCGCTATACCCTGGACCAAGCGGCCGATGATGTGCGCGGTCTGCTTGACCGCTTGTCGATCCAGCAGGCCGTCTTCGTCGGGCTTTCCATGGGAGGCTACCTCCTGTTCGCGTTCTATCGAAAGTATCCCGACCGTGTGAAAGGTATGGTCCTAGCCGATACGAGAGCCCAGGCAGATACCGACGGAGGGAAGCAGGCGCGGTTTGAAATGGCTCAGGTCGCGTATAAACAGGGGCCGAGTGCCGTTGCCGACATCATGATTCCGAAATTGCTGAGCCCCGAAACGGTCCAGACAAGACCAGAGCTGGTTCAACGAGTGCGCAGGATGATCGAGGGCAATCAAGTCAGCGGCATAGCGGGCGACTTAATGGCAATGGCAGAAAGGCCCGATTCCATCCCCCTCCTTGAAAGGATGACCTGTCCTGTCCAAATTATCGTCGGTGAACTGGATCTTCCCACCCCACCCCCTGACGCCAAGCTTCTGGCAGACCGGATTCCCAACGCTCGCCTGGCCATTATTCCGGGAGCCGCCCATCTTTCGAACCTGGAACAGCCTCGCCCATTCACCGAAGCCGTCCGCTCTTTTGTTTTGAGCACAACGAGGTAA
- the folE gene encoding GTP cyclohydrolase I FolE translates to MLQSLVTELLFALGEKPSRNGLLKTPERVAKALAFMTQGYQRDIDHLLNGALFPIEYDEMVIVKDIDFFSMCEHHLLPFFGRAHVGYLPNKKVVGLSKIPRIVDTFSRRLQVQERLTVQIAETLSTKLNAHGVGVVVEARHLCMMMRGVEKQNTIAVTSSMLGAFRNQSQTREEFLKLIRHGSVGDPD, encoded by the coding sequence GTGCTCCAATCTCTGGTTACCGAGCTGCTGTTCGCCTTGGGGGAAAAGCCGAGTCGAAACGGTCTGCTCAAAACTCCCGAGCGAGTGGCCAAAGCGCTGGCTTTCATGACGCAGGGCTATCAACGCGATATCGACCATCTGTTGAACGGTGCGCTGTTTCCGATCGAATACGACGAGATGGTCATCGTCAAAGACATCGATTTTTTCAGCATGTGTGAGCACCACCTGTTGCCGTTTTTCGGGAGAGCGCATGTCGGCTACTTACCCAACAAGAAGGTCGTCGGCCTCAGTAAGATTCCTCGGATTGTCGATACATTTTCGAGGCGACTACAAGTACAGGAACGGCTGACCGTCCAGATCGCCGAAACCTTGAGCACCAAGTTGAACGCGCACGGCGTCGGGGTCGTCGTCGAGGCTCGACATCTCTGCATGATGATGCGCGGGGTGGAAAAACAAAACACCATAGCCGTCACCAGCTCCATGTTGGGAGCATTCCGCAATCAATCGCAGACTCGGGAGGAGTTTTTAAAGCTGATTCGTCACGGCAGCGTCGGTGATCCAGACTGA
- a CDS encoding VWA domain-containing protein, with product MSSRQILLQRLVPELSPAVAETVVAALQPATGKPDAEARVLTLLDELQELSEKAAGSAVAALPELNRRAGLAHIILWLDLGAALAQSSGASALKYFKDSPLVLGLIEEGDARTEVLTIGLEIAEQDANVALEYIRHAPQILAEVPATQLRPWLEIGIELTEVNVVVGLEFIRQISKLAPVLSWESVRSWATVGMKLIVPNSLGKPDYVATMEFLRTSPSILGNVEDPPVREKVVSLCRLLAEHSPESSLTWLAESPTLLRTLPSMDWRIRLLQYGALLAEQHGEVTLDYLRRASELVGLIGNGPEALARFENWFKAGMEVAAYSLEGARAYFAVESRKALASVEQALSGVPFRQVARRVKLFVQGLCGTDVAVMALPDSVTSPARATVSPDGRSISLPALLRRYPTAAENERLYLVMAAHEAGHLEFGTYDLRLESLADLVETVRRRYGRSNEARPETLAAFFQMYPNLELVRDLWTVLEDARIEFLLQIEYPGLRCDLARYAAEAIAPRDPAHGVTAKELIVDGLLRLSTGETVDTAVPKAVREEVSILWSMCRSVLKTTATAEEAVRVVDGVYVRLEELLAARGEMIRTEKREEPKDTETGRTKPEQPSDQYRAVTDVAYRGSMNPEFITWTEEQFDQQYESGAQSDGRTKEKVRSGEQAPGSRDLLSEGRSLLSAVEGCLMLEADTQWQQEPTAHGGRAIVYPEWDYRIGDFRINWCRVVEQPADLGSDGFVTETLISHQSTVKSLRRVFEGLRPPAFRRVAGQPDGEEVDLDAAVRRTAEQRAGMEGDDRLYIRREKRERDVAVAFLVDVSGSTSRDLGTGRRVIDVEKEGLVLLCEALDAVGDQYGLYAYSGQGRAKIEFLTIKDFDDRLGAATARRLGGLAPRHQNRDGAAIRHATARLLTREAKSRILVLLSDGRPLDDEYKDDYSLEDTKVALREARQQGIEPFCITIDREAENYLRSMYADAGYCVIDRVEALPAKLPGIYRRLTA from the coding sequence ATGTCAAGTCGACAGATCTTGCTACAGCGGCTGGTTCCCGAGTTGAGTCCGGCGGTCGCGGAGACCGTGGTGGCTGCTTTGCAACCGGCCACCGGTAAACCGGATGCTGAGGCACGGGTACTGACCCTGCTGGATGAGCTCCAAGAGTTGTCCGAAAAGGCAGCAGGCTCAGCGGTGGCGGCATTGCCTGAGCTTAACCGACGGGCCGGCCTCGCGCATATCATTTTGTGGCTCGATCTCGGAGCGGCGCTGGCTCAGTCATCAGGGGCATCCGCGCTCAAATATTTCAAAGATAGCCCCTTGGTCCTTGGGCTGATCGAAGAAGGTGATGCGCGCACAGAAGTCTTAACAATCGGTCTGGAAATCGCTGAGCAAGATGCCAACGTGGCGCTCGAATACATCCGACATGCCCCGCAGATTCTGGCAGAGGTTCCTGCCACACAGTTGCGACCCTGGCTCGAGATCGGCATCGAACTGACTGAGGTCAATGTCGTCGTCGGTCTTGAGTTTATCCGACAAATCTCCAAGCTGGCTCCCGTGCTGTCTTGGGAGAGTGTGCGTAGTTGGGCCACGGTGGGCATGAAATTGATCGTGCCGAATAGCCTTGGGAAGCCGGACTATGTGGCCACCATGGAGTTTCTCAGGACCAGCCCATCGATCCTTGGAAATGTCGAAGACCCTCCCGTTCGGGAAAAGGTGGTATCCCTGTGCCGCCTGTTGGCTGAACATTCACCAGAGTCCAGCCTAACATGGCTCGCAGAGTCACCCACCCTCTTAAGAACGTTGCCGTCGATGGATTGGCGGATCCGGCTGTTGCAGTACGGCGCCCTGCTTGCCGAGCAGCACGGTGAAGTGACTCTCGATTACCTGCGTCGTGCCTCTGAACTCGTCGGACTCATCGGAAATGGACCTGAAGCCCTCGCGCGATTCGAGAATTGGTTCAAGGCGGGGATGGAAGTAGCGGCCTACAGCCTAGAGGGAGCGCGTGCTTATTTTGCAGTGGAGTCAAGAAAAGCGCTGGCTTCGGTCGAACAAGCTTTGAGCGGGGTGCCGTTTCGGCAGGTCGCGCGACGAGTGAAACTGTTCGTCCAGGGACTCTGTGGAACCGACGTCGCCGTGATGGCCCTGCCAGATTCTGTGACTTCTCCAGCTCGGGCGACGGTCAGTCCCGACGGTCGGAGCATTTCCTTGCCGGCGCTGCTCCGTCGATATCCGACGGCCGCGGAAAACGAACGTCTCTATCTGGTGATGGCGGCGCATGAAGCTGGACATTTGGAGTTTGGTACCTATGACCTCCGCCTTGAATCTCTCGCCGATTTGGTTGAAACCGTACGACGCCGGTATGGTCGATCCAATGAAGCGAGACCAGAGACATTGGCCGCCTTCTTTCAGATGTATCCGAACCTCGAGCTGGTGCGGGACCTCTGGACGGTGCTGGAAGATGCGCGTATCGAATTCCTGCTGCAAATCGAGTATCCGGGACTCCGGTGCGACCTTGCGCGATACGCTGCTGAAGCCATCGCTCCGCGCGATCCGGCTCATGGAGTGACGGCCAAGGAACTGATCGTCGATGGTCTCCTGAGACTCTCCACCGGTGAAACGGTAGATACCGCAGTGCCCAAGGCTGTCAGGGAAGAAGTCTCTATCCTCTGGAGCATGTGCCGTTCGGTTCTCAAGACTACGGCCACGGCAGAAGAAGCGGTTCGTGTGGTCGATGGTGTCTACGTGCGGTTGGAAGAACTGCTGGCGGCTCGCGGCGAGATGATACGCACAGAGAAACGTGAGGAGCCGAAGGATACGGAAACGGGACGGACGAAACCGGAGCAACCGAGCGACCAATATCGCGCCGTGACCGATGTGGCCTATCGTGGCTCGATGAATCCGGAGTTCATCACGTGGACTGAGGAACAATTCGACCAGCAATATGAGTCTGGGGCACAATCGGACGGTCGAACGAAGGAGAAGGTCCGGAGCGGTGAGCAAGCTCCCGGAAGCAGAGATCTGTTGAGCGAAGGGCGTTCATTGCTATCAGCCGTTGAAGGATGCCTAATGCTTGAAGCTGACACCCAATGGCAACAGGAGCCAACGGCTCATGGAGGACGAGCCATCGTCTACCCTGAATGGGATTATCGGATTGGAGACTTTCGGATCAACTGGTGTCGTGTGGTTGAACAACCAGCGGATCTGGGATCCGACGGCTTCGTCACGGAGACGTTGATCTCCCACCAGAGCACCGTCAAGTCACTGCGCAGGGTTTTTGAAGGTTTGCGTCCACCAGCCTTCCGCCGCGTCGCGGGGCAACCCGACGGTGAAGAGGTGGATCTCGATGCCGCTGTCCGGCGAACAGCGGAACAGCGGGCAGGCATGGAAGGCGACGATCGGCTGTACATCCGGCGGGAAAAACGAGAGCGCGACGTGGCGGTGGCTTTCCTCGTTGATGTCAGTGGATCCACAAGCCGAGATCTCGGAACGGGTCGGCGGGTGATCGATGTTGAGAAGGAGGGCCTAGTATTGCTCTGTGAAGCACTGGATGCCGTCGGCGATCAGTATGGACTCTATGCTTACTCGGGCCAAGGACGAGCGAAGATAGAGTTTCTCACGATCAAAGACTTTGACGATCGACTTGGGGCGGCGACAGCTCGTCGTCTTGGTGGCCTGGCTCCTCGTCATCAGAATCGCGACGGCGCGGCGATTCGGCACGCAACAGCGAGGCTGCTGACACGGGAAGCCAAGAGCCGAATCCTCGTGCTGTTGAGCGATGGAAGACCCTTGGACGACGAGTACAAGGACGACTACTCGTTGGAAGATACGAAGGTGGCACTTCGCGAGGCAAGACAACAGGGAATCGAACCTTTTTGTATCACCATCGATCGGGAGGCTGAAAATTATCTACGCAGCATGTACGCCGATGCAGGATACTGCGTCATAGACCGCGTCGAGGCCCTTCCGGCGAAGTTGCCTGGAATTTACAGACGATTGACGGCGTAG
- the mdh gene encoding malate dehydrogenase produces MMKRPKVTVVGAGNVGGTTAQRLAEKNLYDVVLVDIAQGIPQGKALDISQAGPVCGYSTQVVGTNDYAETAGSSIAVITSGKPRKPGMSRDELLATNAKIVQSVVRELVSHSADIILILVTNPLDAMVHVARSVSGLPRSRIIGMAGVLDSARMRTFIAAELKVPATEVQAMVLGGHGDTMVPLPRYTTVRGRPVSELMSKEKLDAIVKRTRHGGAEIVGLLKAGSAFYAPSASAVAMVESIHKDEKQVMPCAVLCEGEYGLKNVVVGVPVKLGRGGAEQILEYELTSDERAALETSASAVRELCAAVDRLMT; encoded by the coding sequence ATGATGAAGCGACCGAAAGTCACGGTAGTCGGTGCGGGAAACGTCGGAGGGACGACGGCGCAGCGGTTGGCCGAGAAGAATCTCTACGACGTGGTGCTGGTCGATATTGCCCAAGGGATTCCACAGGGCAAGGCACTCGATATTTCACAGGCGGGGCCGGTCTGTGGGTACAGCACGCAGGTGGTCGGCACCAACGATTACGCCGAAACAGCTGGATCATCGATCGCCGTGATCACATCCGGCAAGCCGAGAAAGCCCGGCATGAGTCGAGATGAGTTGCTGGCGACGAATGCCAAAATCGTGCAATCCGTCGTCAGGGAATTAGTCTCCCACTCTGCGGACATTATCCTGATCCTCGTCACCAATCCATTGGACGCCATGGTCCACGTAGCGCGTTCTGTCAGCGGTCTCCCTAGATCGAGAATCATCGGGATGGCCGGAGTGTTGGACTCGGCAAGAATGCGGACGTTCATTGCCGCTGAACTGAAGGTGCCTGCCACGGAGGTGCAGGCGATGGTGTTGGGAGGACATGGCGATACGATGGTGCCGCTGCCGCGGTATACAACCGTACGAGGTAGGCCGGTGTCGGAACTCATGTCGAAGGAGAAACTCGACGCGATCGTCAAACGAACGCGACACGGGGGCGCTGAAATCGTGGGCCTTTTGAAAGCGGGCAGTGCCTTCTATGCGCCGTCCGCCTCGGCGGTGGCGATGGTTGAATCGATCCATAAGGATGAGAAGCAGGTGATGCCCTGTGCGGTGCTGTGTGAAGGGGAGTACGGACTCAAAAACGTGGTCGTCGGGGTTCCGGTGAAGCTCGGACGGGGCGGGGCCGAACAGATTCTGGAGTATGAATTGACCAGCGATGAACGGGCGGCGTTGGAAACGTCGGCCAGCGCGGTGCGAGAACTCTGCGCCGCAGTCGATCGGTTGATGACATAG
- the erpA gene encoding iron-sulfur cluster insertion protein ErpA, translating into MVTITSVAEQKIKELMAEEKDVVGLRVYVRGGGCHGYQYGMAFESKMAEDDTVIEKGEVKLIMDSQSAPLLQGAEVDYVDSVQGSGFSIKNPQAKTTCGCGSSFSA; encoded by the coding sequence ATGGTTACAATTACGTCGGTGGCGGAACAGAAGATCAAGGAGTTGATGGCCGAGGAAAAAGACGTCGTCGGATTGCGGGTGTACGTCCGCGGCGGCGGGTGTCATGGCTACCAGTATGGGATGGCCTTTGAATCCAAAATGGCCGAAGACGATACCGTTATCGAAAAGGGTGAAGTGAAGCTCATTATGGATTCTCAGAGCGCGCCGTTGCTGCAAGGTGCGGAAGTCGACTACGTCGACAGCGTGCAGGGCTCCGGCTTTTCGATCAAGAATCCTCAGGCCAAAACGACATGCGGCTGCGGCAGCTCGTTCAGCGCGTAA
- a CDS encoding 6-carboxytetrahydropterin synthase, giving the protein MSQVHVTRRYRFCAAHRLHTDLLSAEENWAAFGKCNNPNGHGHNYVVLVTIKSGAEHESRDLDRLDRLVNERIIDRFDHLDLNRDPAFAELTTTGENIVKLIWDILEPLLANGCLQKVGVIETRDNYFEYAGVA; this is encoded by the coding sequence ATGTCACAGGTACATGTGACAAGGCGGTATCGTTTTTGCGCCGCACACAGGCTTCACACTGACCTCCTCTCGGCCGAAGAGAATTGGGCTGCCTTCGGAAAATGTAATAATCCAAATGGTCATGGGCATAACTATGTTGTGCTGGTCACAATCAAGAGCGGAGCGGAGCATGAATCGCGTGACCTTGATCGACTCGACCGGCTGGTTAACGAGAGGATCATCGATCGCTTCGATCATTTGGACCTCAATCGTGACCCTGCGTTTGCCGAACTAACCACAACTGGGGAGAACATCGTCAAACTAATTTGGGACATCCTGGAGCCGTTATTGGCTAACGGCTGTCTACAAAAGGTCGGAGTCATCGAGACGAGAGACAACTACTTCGAATATGCGGGCGTCGCTTGA
- the nuoF gene encoding NADH-quinone oxidoreductase subunit NuoF: protein MSTSKEPRLVQQTEGAPWEIEGYLKVGGYEAWKRCVKELKAAQVIDELKKAGLRGRGGAGFPTGIKWDKVLNHRVPERYFVCNAGEHEPGTFKDRHLLKTLPHQLIEGCLIASHTVQAKASFIYVNHEYHEEQQNLKKALAQARERGLIGKNVLGSETDIELEVFEGHGSYVAGEETAMLESMQGRPAMPRQKPPFYPTDFGLYGKPTLVNNVETLCNIPRILHKGAAWFTQVGTEKCPGTMMFSLSGAINRPGVYEMPMGITIRDLIEQCGGGVPNGRKIKAVFPGGPAFSMVTADQLDLPMDFDSLKKAGTGLGSAGVIVVDDATCMVAKTLHFSNFFKNESCGQCPPCRMGTINLAALMTKIESGQGTQKDLDSLLQLCGFVKGTGYCTLVTGASVLVQSSLKLFRHEYEDHIRLQKCPYQEAPAGIGAHS, encoded by the coding sequence ATGTCTACGAGTAAAGAACCACGCCTTGTACAACAGACGGAGGGTGCCCCTTGGGAGATCGAGGGGTATCTCAAAGTTGGTGGGTATGAAGCCTGGAAGCGTTGTGTCAAAGAATTGAAGGCGGCTCAAGTTATTGATGAACTGAAGAAAGCCGGACTGAGAGGGCGAGGTGGAGCAGGGTTTCCGACGGGCATCAAATGGGACAAGGTTCTGAACCATCGAGTCCCAGAGCGATATTTTGTCTGTAATGCCGGTGAGCACGAGCCAGGCACGTTCAAAGACCGGCATCTATTGAAAACATTGCCGCACCAATTGATCGAAGGCTGTCTGATCGCGTCCCATACGGTGCAGGCGAAAGCGTCCTTCATTTACGTGAATCATGAGTACCATGAAGAGCAGCAGAACCTGAAGAAAGCGTTAGCCCAAGCGAGAGAACGAGGACTTATAGGGAAGAATGTGTTGGGCAGTGAGACCGATATTGAGCTAGAGGTTTTTGAAGGCCATGGCAGCTACGTGGCCGGTGAAGAGACGGCCATGCTTGAGTCGATGCAGGGCCGTCCGGCGATGCCACGGCAGAAACCTCCGTTCTATCCGACGGACTTCGGCCTCTATGGCAAGCCGACTCTCGTCAACAATGTGGAGACCTTGTGCAATATTCCTAGGATTCTTCACAAAGGCGCCGCGTGGTTTACGCAAGTTGGAACGGAGAAGTGTCCAGGAACAATGATGTTTTCATTGAGCGGCGCGATCAATCGTCCCGGTGTGTACGAGATGCCGATGGGTATAACGATCCGTGATCTGATCGAGCAATGCGGCGGCGGGGTTCCCAATGGTCGCAAGATCAAGGCTGTCTTTCCCGGTGGTCCGGCGTTTTCCATGGTAACGGCTGATCAGCTCGATCTTCCCATGGATTTCGATTCGTTGAAGAAGGCCGGGACGGGGCTAGGATCGGCCGGTGTGATCGTCGTCGATGATGCGACCTGTATGGTGGCCAAGACGCTGCACTTTTCAAATTTTTTCAAGAACGAGAGTTGCGGGCAATGTCCCCCGTGCCGAATGGGGACCATCAATTTAGCCGCGCTGATGACCAAGATTGAATCGGGGCAGGGTACTCAAAAAGACCTGGACAGTCTGCTCCAACTGTGTGGATTCGTCAAAGGGACTGGGTACTGCACCCTCGTAACCGGAGCCTCAGTATTGGTGCAAAGCAGTTTGAAGCTGTTCCGTCACGAATATGAGGATCATATTCGGCTGCAGAAGTGTCCCTATCAGGAAGCGCCGGCGGGGATTGGTGCTCATTCTTAG
- a CDS encoding PilZ domain-containing protein — MAALSERRKFVRATLVGSALVSPKSGGRASTAVLDNVNKIGAGLHTKDRFPPNEKVTVSLAFLDSDRVEQQEKLDGTVAWVKPWDKKGFLIGVVWDELVTKEKNRWLYYYLEETLKASV; from the coding sequence GTGGCTGCACTGAGCGAACGGAGGAAATTTGTCCGGGCCACCTTGGTCGGCTCCGCCTTGGTGTCGCCGAAAAGCGGCGGACGCGCGAGTACCGCGGTCCTGGATAATGTAAACAAGATCGGGGCCGGTCTTCACACCAAAGATCGCTTCCCTCCGAATGAAAAGGTCACTGTTTCGCTTGCCTTCCTCGATTCCGATCGAGTCGAGCAACAGGAAAAGCTCGACGGAACCGTCGCCTGGGTCAAGCCTTGGGACAAGAAAGGTTTCTTGATCGGAGTGGTGTGGGACGAATTGGTGACGAAAGAGAAGAACCGTTGGCTGTATTACTACCTCGAGGAAACCCTCAAGGCCTCTGTTTAA